The following is a genomic window from Rhodohalobacter sp. 614A.
TAACGGTACCGATGGCATCCTCAATCATTGAAAGATTTTCCCATGATTCTGATAAGGGGATAAGCGTTCGGTTTTTCATAAATGAAGGTCTTATTGCATCAAATGTGCCAAGGTTCACAATAACCCAATCAGGCTCATGTGAAAGTACATCCCGGTTCATTCGTCGAAGAGCTTCAGACGTTGTGTTGTAGGATAAACCAGCATTTATAAACGTAAAATTGGCGCCCTCAACCGTAATGTCCAGAACGTTTTTAAAGATCTCGAACCAGCCCTGCAGATCGTCTGTAGAGGAGTCGCCAAAAGCCACAATTGTATCATTTTTTTCAAATGGAATCTGATCAACCCATTCGATAACATCCTCTTCTTTTAAAAGTTCGAGGGCGGATTCTTTGGCATTTTCAGCAAAAAGTTTTCTCAATTTCTGGAGTTCTTCCACACTTAATCCCATCAATCCCGCAACTGATTCTTTATTCTC
Proteins encoded in this region:
- a CDS encoding SGNH/GDSL hydrolase family protein; its protein translation is MTEHKATEKEKEALEKYLLQFLNLEKHFPLLPGIENKESVAGLMGLSVEELQKLRKLFAENAKESALELLKEEDVIEWVDQIPFEKNDTIVAFGDSSTDDLQGWFEIFKNVLDITVEGANFTFINAGLSYNTTSEALRRMNRDVLSHEPDWVIVNLGTFDAIRPSFMKNRTLIPLSESWENLSMIEDAIGTVTENPPVWITPTAIIPGLLDEMEYFDFDIDDRDLASVREVITGKKGYIVDPLGHRMGNPPEAWYFLSDGINPSLSGHVNTVKELLKSLATAKVRE